The window TGGGCACGAACGTTTCGTTGGGCTGGTTGTGGTTTTTGTTTTTTGCGGAACATAGTGCTAATTGGGGGTTTTATTTGGTCTGTACTTCTAATAATAACAGTGCCAGCTTGCGGGACGCATCAGGTATGCTGATATCTTGTAGTTTGCTGGCCAATTTCTGACGGCGTTCAGGATCTTGCAACAGACTCCGTATTGCCGCGTCCAGAGCAGAAGTGTCTCTCTTAAAATCAGCCTCATCTACAACCAACACCGCATTATGCCTTACCAGATTTTCGGCATTTTTGAGCTGGTGGCCCCCTGTTAGGAGGGGATTTGGCACAACCACACAAGCCTTGCCCTGTACCCCAAACTCAGCCAGTGCATTGGCGCCCGCTCGCGTCACCACCACGTCCGCAGCACCGCTGTACCGATATAAAGGTTGTAAAAATTCCAACACCTCCAGGCGCTCATGACTGAAATCCCCATAAGTATCTGCCTGTCCCTTCCCTACCTGGTGAATAACAAAAAGATCTGCATAGTCCTGAAGTAGCCCGGGCACCACCTGTCGCATGCCGTCGTTCAACCGACGCGCACCTGTGCTACCCCCTGTTATCATAAGTACCCTGCTCTTCCCTGGCAGAGATAGTTCTTTTTTGTACTGTGCCTGCAGGTGCGCATCTACCGGCTTGTAGTCGGCAGTGGTCAGAACACCCACATACCTCACGCTCTCTGGTGGGTAGGTGTAGAATTCGGCAGGCATGCCTGTGGCATGATATACAGCCCACTTGGCCACCAACCGGTTAGCCAGCCCTGGCATAGCGTCGGAATCATGGGTGACAAACGGCTTGCGCCAAAAAGCCGAGGCTACCCCTATGGGCACCCCTACAAAGCCGCCCTTTAAAAGCACTACATCTGGCCGCAATTTCTTGACCAGGAAGATGCCCTGGATAATGCCCAGCACTATGTACACGGCATCTCGTATGTTCAGGGCAATGGTCTTCAGGTCCAGCAAGCGGCGCAGCCACGACTCGCCATGATACCTGCGGAACTTGCCCGCAAAGATGGTAACTATTTTATCAATATCAGCGTTTCCGTCAGTCATGTGTGCAAACCGTCCGTTACGTTCACCAGCGTATATGACGTAACAATCCGGGTCGGCTTTTTTCAGCTGGTGGGCCACTGCCAATAGTGGCGATATGTGCCCACCAGTACCTCCACCGGTCAGTAGGATCCGTTTAGGCATTGGCTTCGCTCCTAGCTCGGTAGCGACTGATTGGCCGGCCGCTAGCTGGCTGTCGATCGGTCGAGACGCCTCCCGTATTTACCCCATAGGAAGTGTACCGGGATATATTAAACACCAGCCCTACGGCAGCCATCACGAATATGACGCTCGTACCACCATAACTAATAAACGGCAATGTAATACCTTTGAGCGGCAGCAGACCAATCATCGCCCCAATGTTGATAACTGTCTG is drawn from Verrucomicrobiia bacterium and contains these coding sequences:
- a CDS encoding glycosyltransferase produces the protein MPKRILLTGGGTGGHISPLLAVAHQLKKADPDCYVIYAGERNGRFAHMTDGNADIDKIVTIFAGKFRRYHGESWLRRLLDLKTIALNIRDAVYIVLGIIQGIFLVKKLRPDVVLLKGGFVGVPIGVASAFWRKPFVTHDSDAMPGLANRLVAKWAVYHATGMPAEFYTYPPESVRYVGVLTTADYKPVDAHLQAQYKKELSLPGKSRVLMITGGSTGARRLNDGMRQVVPGLLQDYADLFVIHQVGKGQADTYGDFSHERLEVLEFLQPLYRYSGAADVVVTRAGANALAEFGVQGKACVVVPNPLLTGGHQLKNAENLVRHNAVLVVDEADFKRDTSALDAAIRSLLQDPERRQKLASKLQDISIPDASRKLALLLLEVQTK